A genomic window from Brevibacillus agri includes:
- a CDS encoding BrxA/BrxB family bacilliredoxin, whose protein sequence is MMSYEAYMSQVIQPMRDELTRNGFVELRTAEEVEQTLPNAKGLTLVVVNSVCGCAAGLARPAVVHSLNHSTKPDNIYTVFAGQDKEATAKAREYFEGYAPSSPSFAIMKDGKIMTMIERHQIENNDLQTISNLLTTAYDTYK, encoded by the coding sequence ATGATGTCTTATGAAGCATATATGAGCCAAGTAATTCAACCGATGCGCGACGAACTGACGCGCAACGGATTTGTAGAGCTGCGCACAGCAGAAGAGGTTGAGCAGACGCTGCCAAACGCAAAAGGTCTGACGCTGGTAGTCGTAAACTCGGTTTGCGGCTGCGCGGCAGGGCTGGCTCGTCCGGCAGTGGTTCATTCCTTGAACCATTCCACCAAGCCAGACAACATTTACACTGTATTTGCAGGACAAGACAAGGAAGCGACAGCGAAAGCCCGCGAGTACTTTGAAGGCTACGCGCCATCTTCCCCGTCTTTTGCGATCATGAAGGACGGCAAAATCATGACGATGATCGAGCGTCATCAGATTGAGAACAACGACCTGCAAACGATCTCCAACCTGTTGACTACCGCTTACGACACGTACAAATAA